GGTCGTCGACCTGATCGGCGCGACCACCACCCGCACGGGCCTCAAGGTCCGCGCTGAGCTTGACCGCGGGTCCTATCCGACCGGGGTCAAGGTCACCGACGCGGAGTTGGGCGCCGTGCCGCTCACCCGGCATGGCTGGCATGGTGAGTGGAACTACACCATCGCGGGCGTCACAACCTGCACAACGGCTGCGTAATTCCTGCGCGAGCCCTTAGCTTGCGTTTTAACCTCGGCCGCGGGCTGTTGATGTTGTGCGGCGTGTCGCCGTGACGTGAGCCGGCCACCGCGGGATCATCTTCGGGTTCCTGCGAAAGATCTCGAAGGTGGTGGCGGTGGCCGTGGGCGCCATTGTGGACCATGCAGGCGGGCGGGGGACAGCCCGGTTCCCGACGAGTCATCGTGAGCTTGGTGTTCTGGTGGGATTCCGCCAGGGCTTCTACGGCTGCCTGACGCGGTGGGCGGATGCGGCGTTCGAGCTTGCTGATGCGCTGTTGTGCTGGCCCGGCCCGGTCTCGTCGGTGCCGGCGTTGCGCCTGGACCCGGTGTTCCGCCGCAGCCATGGCAGCCTGTACGCGGCCCTGTCTCGGGGGGACATCGACGCCGAGGCGCTGCGGGAGTTGCTGGTGGCGTCCCGACCAGCATCCTGGCCGCTGGCCTTCGCCTTCGACACCTCGTCGCGGCCGCGCTGTGACGCCGAGACCAGCCCGGAGCGGGGCTCCTACTACCCGTCCAGGCACTCGGCAGGCCAGCCGATCGTGGCGGGTTGGAACTACGCCTGGATCGCCCAGCTGAGCTGGGCGAAGGACTCCTGGACCGCGCCGGTAGACGCCGCACGCATCCCTCCACGCGAGGATGCCGGCGTCTTCACCGCCGAGCAGCTCAAGGTGCTGGTGGGCCGGCTGGGCGGGGTCGCCCCAGGTGCCGCTGGTTGTTGGCGACGGCGGCTACGACCCGATCGCCTTGACCCGGGACCTGGCAGGGGTGCGGGCCCAGCTGCTGGTCCGCATCCGCTGCGACCGGGTCTTCTACCGCGACCCGCCGCCTCGCACCCCCGACACGACCGGCCGGCCCCGCCGCCACGGGGACCGGTTCGCGCTGAGCGAGCCCACCACCTGGGGCGACCCCGACGAGCAACTGACCGTCCAGGACGACCAGTACGGCACCGTGACCGTCAAGGCCTGGAAGCAGCTCCACCCCAAGCTGGAACGACGCGGCCGCTGGGCCGACCACGACGGGCCGCTGCCGACCGTGGTCGGCACCGTCATCCGCGTCCAGGTCGAGCACCTGCCCAAGCAGGACACCCGGGCGGTCAAGACCCTGTGGCTGTGGCACGCCGGGGCAGCCGACGCCGACCTGGACGGGTGTTGGCGGGCCTACATCCGCCGCTTCGACATCGAACACACCCTGCGGTTTGGCAAGCACACCCTGGGCTGGACCACCCCGGCGATCCGCACCCCCCAGCAGGCCGACCGCTGGACCTGGACCATCCTCGCCGCCCTCACCCAGCTCCGGCTTGCCCGCCCCCTGGCCGCCGATTGCCGCCTGCCCTGGGAACGCCCCCGCGACCCTGGCCGGCTCACCCCCGCTCGCGTTCGGCGCGACTTTCGCCGCATTCGCCACGACCTTGGCACTCCAGCCAGCCCGGCAAAACCCTCCCGAGCAGGCCCCGGCCGGCCCAAAGGATCATGCAGCGGCCGACGAACCCGCTACCCAGCAGTCAAGAAGACCACCTGACCAGCCACAACCAGCACAAGCACGACCGCCAAGCCCATCGGCGGCTACCCCAGCGCGCCCACCTGGTTAAAACGCAAGCTGAGACATGTGGGGCGCAAAAACTCGGATTCGCATCGTGACCAGGGACTCCGTACCATCCGCCGATGCTCTTCATACTCTGGTTGGTCGTCCGCCTGCTTACCCGCGTGCTCGTCCTCCCAGGCGCTGACGAGGCGACCAAGGACCTGGAGATCCTGGTCTTGCAGCAGCAGCTCCGGGTGTTGCCCCGCACGGCCGGCCGTCCCAAGTTCACCCCACTCGACCGGGTCCTGCTGGCGGCGGCAAGCCGCACACTTCCTCGGCAGCGGTGGACGTCGTTGTTCCTGGTCACGCCGCAGACGCTCCTGCGCTGGCATCGCGAGCTGGTGCGGCACAAGTGGACCTACCCCAACACGCGCAAGCCCGGCCGGCCACCGCTCGACCCCGAGGTGGTCACGCTGGTGCTGCGCATGGCGAGGGAGAACCCGCGCTGGGGCTGCGTCAGGATCTCCGGGGAGCTGCGCAAGCTCGGCATCCGGGTCAGCGCCACCACGATCAGGTCGCTGCTGCGACGAGGCGGGCTGGGGCCCGGCACCGCGGCGCGGCGGGCCGACCTGGACGCAGTTCCTCAAAGCCCAGGCCGAGGGGATCGTGGCCTGCGACTTCTTCACAGTGGAGACGATCTGGCTCAAGACGCTCTACGTCTTGTTTTTCATCCAGCTCAGCACCAGGCAGGTTACGGTCGCCGGCGTCACCGCCCGGCCTGACGCGGCATGGGTCACCCAGCAGGCCAGGAACGCCACGATGGACCTGAACGACCGGCAGGTGGCGACCCGGTTCCTGCTCCGCGACCACGACGCCAAGTTCACCGGCGCCTTCGACGAGATATTCCGCACCGAAGGTGCAGAGGTCATCCGCACACCGATCCGGGCGCCAAGGGCGAACGCCTATGCCGAGCGGTGGGTGCAGACTGTCCGGGGGAGTGTCTGGACTGGACGCTGGTGCGGGGCCCCATCTGCTGCGGTTGCTGTCGGATCGTGGCGCCGCCAGGCTTCCCGGCTCACCTGATGGCACGGTACTGCCCTGGCGGGCGACCGACGGGCGCTCAGATCTGCTCGGGCGTTGCGGATGCCGCGGGCGCGGTCTTGAGGGACAGGAAGTCGGCGACGCCGAGCAGCCGCAGGATCTGTCGTTCGACGGGGCGGATGCCGCGCCGGCGCTCGTCGTGAAACAGGTGCGGTGAGACCAGGTGGACGACGCGCCCTCGCGTCTGCAGCTCGCAGCCACCCGCGGCCACGACGTTCCTGACCCAGTCGGTGTCTGGACCGTAGGTCAGGGCGAACAGGTAGCCGTCCTCGGTCGGGAAGACGTTCACCGGCGTCCGGTACAGACGGCCGGAGCGCCGGCCACGGTGCACGACGACACCGAAGCCGGGCGTCCACGGTGCGATGCGCTTGGTGACCCGGTTCAGGCCAACCTTGTTCCACCGGCCCACTGTCCTGGGGATTGGCATGCCACCTCCTTTGTCGCCGCAGGTCGGCTTCCACGCCGACCTTGGATGGGCACCTTCGCCAGCTCGACCCGCCTCATGCACGAGCAACCTGTGAGGTTGCCCCGGTTCTCCGGAGGGTGGGCTACCTGGCGCCCGGTGGGTCGGCTTGGATGGTAGAGGATGCGGGTTGGGATGCGAGGGTGGCCCAGGAGGCGGCCTCGTCCTCGTCGGGGCTGCGCCAGCCGAGCGTCCGTTGGATGCGGTGGGGGTCCTACCAGCCGTCGATGGAGCGGAACAGTTCGAGCTCGGCCTCCTCACGGGTGCGGAAGCTGGTGCGGTCGACCAGCGCAAGCTTCAGGACGGAGAAGCAGTGCTCGGCCAGGGCGTGATCGAACGCGTCGCCGACGCTGCCCATCGAGGGCCCGATCCCAGCGTCGGCGAGGCGTTGGGTGAACCGGATCGCGGTGTCCTGCGCGCCCCGGTCGGAGTGGTGGAGCAGCCTGGGCTGGGCACCGTCGAGGCCGCGGCCCCACACCGCGTCCTCCAACGCGCCACCGACCAGGTCGGTGTCGGCCCGGTCGGAGGCCTTCCAGCCCACGATCCGCCGCGAGCACCCATCCCGACGCTCGCCAGCCACCCAGGCCCCTCCCCGGTCGGGATCTTGCTGCTGTCGGCAACCCACAGCCGGTTGGGCGCGGGCGCGGTGAAGTCCCGGCCGGCCAGGTCCGGCGCCGGGGTCGCCTTGGGGTCCTGACGGGTCGAGCAGCGCCACCGCTTGCGCACGAACGCGCCCTGCAGGCCGTGGGCGGCCAGCAGCCGCCCCCGCCCGCTTGCGTGCGGTGCGGACCCCGTCGCGGCGCAGCTGGGCGTGCACCCTGGGCGCGCCGTAGGTCCCGCCCGAACGGGGTGTGGACGGCCCGGATCCGCTCGGTCAGCCAGGTGTCCTGGCGTCGGCGCTGGCAGGGATGGCGCTGCTGCGCCGCCCAGTCGTAGGAGGTCGAGGTGGGGATCTGAAGCACCCGGAGGATGGGCTCGACCCCGAACCGGTCACGATGCTCGCTGACGAACGTCATGACCGTCGCCGGGTCGGGCCTGGCTCCTGGGCGAACCAGGCACTCGCCGCCTTGAGGATCTCGCCTGTGCGGCGCAGCTCGAGGTTCTCCCGGCGCAGCTCCTGGACCTCGGCGGTGGTGGGCTGGTCACCGCGCTCGCCGCGGTCGGCCTGGGCCTGGCGGATCCAGGTCCGCAGCGTCTCCGGGTTGACCCCCAGCTCGCGGGCGACGTGGGCGATCGGCCGCCGGGGCGTCGACGAGCGCCACCGCCGCAGCGCTCGCTCCTTCAGCTCGGGTGGGTACTTGCGGGGTGCTGCCATCGAAGGCTCCCTCCTTGGTCCAAGTGGACCAGGTTCGAAAGCCTCCGGGAAAGCGGGGGAACCTCAGGCGCTGCCTGGCCCAGTCGCCCAGCAGGGCGGTCTTGCCGCACCCGGCCGGCGCGCAGACCAGCACCAGCCGCCCCGCCAGCGCCTCCTCCAGCCGGTCCAGCAGGCGCGGGCGGGCCACGAACCCCGGCTGGGCGCGTGGCAGGTGCAGCTTGGTGGCCAGCAACCCATCCCACCCGACGGCACCCGCTCGCGGACGGGTGCTTCCAGGGGGTTCAGCCATGGCGCGCTGCTCTACCCATCGCCCAAGCCTCGGGATGCGGCACTCGCGCGCACATTGTTAGGACCCGGTCGGCGGCGCCGAGACGGGCATCCACCGCGCCACGGCATCACGGCCGACCCAGGCCGCATCGGTCGAGGCGCGGTCCGCCTGGACAGCGCGCTCGACCCGGCCGGCCGTCCCAGTCAGGAGGTGCTGCGGCTGGCCAGGCTCAACGCGGGCCTGCAGCGCGGCTTCCCCAACCCCCTGGACCAGGCGATCCTCGCCAGCGTGGCACCGGTCGACGCCAGCGCCCGGCTCGGCGAGATCCCCTACGACTTCCAGCGCAAGCGGCTCAGCGTGCTGGCGGGCGGCGACGGCGCCCCGCTGCTGGTCACCAAGGGCGCCTTCGACAAGGTGCTCGGGGTGTGCGTCACCGCCGAGGTCGACGGCCGGACCGTGCCCCTCGACCAGGTCGGCCCCGCGGAGCCGGCCCGCGGCCAGCGCCTGGATGACCGGGCCGGCGTGCTCGAGCGCCGCCGGTGGGTAGTCGACCGCTACGGTCCCGGCCGTGGTGACCACGCTGAGGCCGACTTCACTGCGGTCCGGGGCGATCAAGCCGATGCTGATGACGGTCGCACCGGGCGCGAGTTGCTCGGCCTCGACCAGCGGCGTGTGGCTGCCCATGCAGGTGGCGACCACGTCCGCGCCGGCGACCGCCTCGGCGACCGTGGCCGCAGCCAGCACGCGCGGGCGCACCTCCCGGTCCAGCGCGGCGGCCCGCTCGGCGGCCTGCGGGTCGCGACCCCAGAGCCGGATCTCCTCGAGAGGGAGGGTGTGGGCGAACGCGCGGACGTGGCCGCGTCCCTGCACGCCGGGGCCGAGCACGGCCGCAGTCGCGGCGCCGGGTCTGGCCAGCAGCGAGGCGGCCAGGGCGCTCGCCGCCGAGGTCCGCAGCGCCGTCAGCGTGGTGCCCTCGATGATCGCGACCAGGCGGCCGTCCTCGGGATCCAGGACCAGGACGGTCGCGCTGACGGTCGGCAGGCCGGCCGCGGCGTTGCCGGGGTTCACGCTGCCGAACTTGCTCACCGCGCCGCTGCCGGGGGCGATGCGGGCCGCGTAGCAGAAGGCCAGCGAGCCGTCCCGCGGGACCGGCAGCATCAGGCGGGCCGGCTGGTCGACCTCGCCGCGGCCGAGCCGGTTGAAGGCCTCGCGCTGCGACGCGAGGCCGGTGTCGAGGTCGAAGACCCTGGCGACGTCGTCGGCGCCGAGCAGCAGCGGCCGGCGATCATCCCCGCTGCCCGCGGTCACCAGGCCGACCGGAAGTTGAGGACGGCGGGCCGGGCCAGCACGACCTCCGCGACGACGACATCGAGGTCGGCTGGGTTCATCGACATGACCAGCCTGCCGAGGGGTTGGTGAGCTGCCGGCCGGTGACGACGGCGGGAACACGGCGGTGCTCGGGATAGCGCGCGGTCGACACAGGCGCGGCCTCCCCTGCACGGCCGGTCATCACCCGGCGGGTACCCCAGGGTTCCGGCAACCTACCACAGCCGGACAGTGAGACGCCCGGCCTGATCTGGCGCTGTCGGACTTCGACACGGCGCTCGACTCGCCCCCGGCCGAGCCTGTTCGCCTGCGCGGAGAGGTGCTCGCCAAGCAGGCTGGAGAGTCGCCGGTCGGACCATGCGCTCGCCGCCGTCAGCCTGTATCGCGTTGGCCTCTCGCAGCCAACGGCCGCCCAGCGGGCTCCGAACGGTCCAGGTGGCGGCCAGGGCGGCCCAGCTTGACTCCGGCTCGGTGGCGTCACGGCGTCAGCTCCGCTCCGCGCCATCGGCCCGCCTGGCCAGCTCCGTGGCCGCCTTCTCGATGGTCGCCTCCGAGAGAAGCACCTGCCGCGCGGCATCACCGAGCGGGATGAAGCTGTCCTCGCTGGTAATCCGCGCCATCGCCCCCCGGAAGCCAGCATCGACCAGGGCGGCGAGGACGCCCTCGGCCACGCCACCGGTCCGGCGGGTCTCGTCGACCACCAGCACCCGCCCGGTGGCCTCCGCCTCGCGGAGCAGGTCGTCGATAGGCAGCGGGGCAATCCATCGCAGATCGAGTACGCGGCAGCCGATGCCGAGGCCCGAGAGCCGCCGCGCCACACGGAGGCTCATGTACAGGCCGTTGCCGAAGGTCACCAGCGTCAGGTCGTGCCCGTCCCCGTGGGTTCGCCCGCGGCCGAGCGGCGCGTGCGTCGCGCTCCAGCCACTTGGCTCCGGATAGGGCGCCAGCCAGCCGCCGTCGCCCTCGGCGTGTAGGTCGCGGGTATGGTAGAGCGCGATCGGCTCGAGAAACAGGCAGACGGCGCCGTCGACCTTCGCCGCCGCGACGCAGGTGCGCAGCATGGCAGCGGCATCGTCAGGCCGCGCCGGGGACGCGATCACCAACCCGGGCACGTCGCGCAGCACCCCGATCGCGTTGTCGTTGTGGAAGTGGCCACCGAACCCCTTCTGGTAGCCGAAGGCGGGGACGCGCACAACCATCGGGTTGCGGTAGGCGCCCTGGGAGAAGAACTGCAGGGTCGCGGCCTCGCCGCGGACCTGATCCTCGGCGTTGTGCAGGTAGGCCAGGTACTGGATCTCGGCGATCGGCAGCAGGCCGGAGAGCCCGGCGCCGAGCGCGAGCCCCAGGATCGACTGCTCGTCGAGCAGGGTGTCGAAGACCCGCGCAGCTCCGAACCGTCGCTGCAGCCCCCGCGTGACGCCGTACACGCCGCCCTTGCGGCCGACGTCCTCGCCGAAGACCAGCAACTCGGGGTGGACGGCGAGGAGGTCGACGAGGGTCAGGTCGATCGCGAGCGCCAGCGTGAGGGGGCCCTCGCGCTCGGGTAGCCGCCCGTCGAACACCCGGGCACGCATGGCTGGGTCGGCCGAGCGCGCGGCCACCGTGGCGACCCGGTCGGGGTGACGGAGTGCAAGCGGCGCGATCACCGCCTCCGCCGTGGGGAGCTGCGGCGCTCCGGCCACGTCCTCGGCGATGGCCAGCACCTCGCTGCGGGTCGTCTTGTAGCGCTCGACCACCAACCGCGGCGTCGCCACCCCGCCCTGGACGAGCAGGCGCGCGGTGCCCACGAGGGGATCGCGGTCGCGGTCGGCGGCGATCTCGGCAGGCGTCCGGTAGGCCACCTCCGCGTCGGATCCCGCGTGCCCCAGAAACCGCACCATCCGCAGGTGAAGGAACGCGGGCGCCCGCCGCTCCCGCACCCACGCGACCGCCTGCACCGCGGCGTCGTAGGCGTCCGCCAGGCCGCAACCATCGGCCGCCAGGTAGCGAAGACCCGGGCGGTTGCCGTACGCGCTGCGCACCCAGCCTTCGGGCGTCCGCACGCTGATGCCCAAACCGTTGTCCTCGCAGACAAACAGCAGGGGCAACGGCAGCCGTTGGTAGGCGCAGTGGCAGGCGGCGTTGATCGCGCCGGCCGCGGTGGAGTGGTTGACCGAGGCGTCGCCGAAGCTGCAGACGACCACGGCGTCGGCGGGCCAGGCGCAGGAGACGCCGATCCGCTTCGCCCGCTCGATCGCGAACGCCGTCCCGACCGCGCGCGGGAGGTGTGACGCGATCGTCGATGTCTGCGGGATCACCGCAAGGGCGGGATGGCCGAAGACCTTGTGACGGCCGCCCGCTATCGGCTCCTCGGCCGCGGCGACGACGCCGAGGAGCACGTCGCGCAGAGGTTTCTGCCCGGGCACCTGCCGCCCCCGCACGACGTAGAAGGCCCCGGACCGGTAGTGCAGGAGTGCGGGATCGGTGGGGCGCAGGGCCGCGGCAACCGCCGCGTTGCCCTCGTGACCCGCGGAGGCGATGGTGTAGAAGCCCGTGCCCTGGCCGCGCAGCCAGCGCGCCGCGACATCCAGGTGGCGGCTGGCGAGCTGCGCCTCGAACAACTCGAGGCAGCGCTCCCCGGTGAGCGAGGAGCCCTCCCGGACCGGCAGCCGAGGGTCCCTCGCCGGCCCTGGTGCGAACGCCGAGACAGCCTCGATGAAGTGGGCGTCGATCGATTCCAGCATCCGGGTCCACGCCTTCCTCCGCAAGCCTTGTCATCCGGGCCGGAGCCCGTCGAGCCCCGCCCGTCGGTCCGGACGTCAGCGATCGACGGGTACGCGGGAACCAGGGCAGTTGCAGTTTCCGATGATATGCAGGCATCGCGGACTCCGCTCGCCGGCCGGCACGGAGGCAGAGGACGGAGCGGCGACCTGCGCCGGAGGACGCCACCGCCGGGCGGGGTCGGCGGCGGTCCTGTCCGGCCGCAACAGTCGGGCGGCGACCGTGTCGCTGGCCGAGCCGCTCACCGCGGCCGCTCTCGGCGTGGCCCTGCTCGGCGAGCGGCTCACCGCGGCCGGGCTGCCGGCGCGGCCCTACTGGTCGCCGGGCGGGCGCTGCTGGCAGGCGCGCCAAGCACCACGGGTCCGGTGGTTCCCAAGCCTGCTCCCGGACGCCGCAACGGCAACGTTGTCGAGCGGCAAGCCCTTAGGTTGGTGGACGGCCTGGTAGACCCGACCCGGTGGCGAGAGCGCCTCAGCGAAGGTCGAACAGGCACTGTTGCATCTGGTGATCACGCCGTCGCGATCCTCCACCAGAGCCTCAGAACGTCACCTTCGACGTTCGGGATTGACCGCTCTGAGCACTTCTCGCAGTCATCTTGGCGAGAAGTGCCTCCACTTTGCTACTCGCCGGCGACGCTCTTCGCCCAGATGCAGCAGTGCCCCCATCGACCAGCACGACGAAGCCCTCCGTCTCGAGATGCAGGCCCTCCTCCAAGACTGCGGCATCGCCGCGTAGCGCCCAGTGACCGAGCACTTCCGCCTCGCACCGCACACAGGACGGCATCGACAACCCTTTTGTCGATCGGAGATCCCCAAGCCCCTAAGGTGCAACTCCCCGACCACCCCACCCAAGCAGCCAGAGCCAGCTCCCTGATCCGGTCACAGCGTCGAACGGCGCAGCCAGAGTCGAGACTCAGGAAGCGACGTTGTGGTGCGCCGTCACTGGCTGGACGATCGGGGTGTCCCGCACCAGCTCACCGAGCGTGGTTTCCAGCGTGTACCCGCGCTCGCCGATCGACACCCCAGCCACTTGGGTGGCGTCGTCACCAGACACGATCGGGACCGTGAAGACGAACGGATCGGCGATGGCCACAGCCACCGTCACCGCCTCCCCCCGTGGATCGAGCTGAGCGGCGACCCAACCGATCGTGTCGGACGGCACGGCGCACACGTACACGACCTCGCCCACCCGGTTGGCCGGGCCTTCCAGCAGTGACCGAGCCTGCCCAGGGACGGTGAGGACGCGACCAAGCCGCGCGTAGACCTCTTGCCGCTCGTCGCGGTGCTCGTCAAGGGCGATCCGAGTGACCAGCTCGCCGCCCTCGATCTCATAGTGCCGCTCGTGGTGCTCGAGCACGTGGAACGGGCCAGGCCGATTGAAGTGGAAGGCGAGGACATCGTCGAGGTCGGTGCGCAGCTCGGCGAGTGTCGCCCGTCCGTAGGCGAGCCCGGGCGCCTGCGGCGAGGTCGCATAGAACCCTTCGCCGGTATCCCGGACGATCAGATGGATCATGTTACCGTCCACCGCGAACCACCCTCAGCGCTTCGTCGCTGCTCAGTCCGACCTGTTTCACCAGTATGTCGCGCACCTCGACCGGTGTCAGGCTTCGCTTGTCATGGAACGCGAACGTCAGCTCCGGCCTTCCCGCAGCAACCAATCTGTGGTGCGAGCCGTGCTGGCGGGCCACCTCATAGCCCAGTTCACCCTGAAGCAGGCGCAGCATGGCCCGGGCCTTCAGTGAGGGGAACGGATTGGGCACACCCGGCATCCTACCTTGAAGGGTGCGTAAGGCGTTCATGCAGCTGGGCGGTCCTCGTGGAGGAGTCCGCCGAGTAGGTCGCGACGGTGCACAATGCCTCGGTGATCCTCGTCGACGACAGGGAGCCGAGCGGGCGGATCTGGCGGTTGCACCATCAGCGCCCGGTGGGGACGGTGGCTGCTGATCGGGCACTGTTGCATCTGGACGAAGGGCGTCGCCGACGAGTGGCTGAGTGGAGCGTGTTCCCCACGAGAAGGCTTGAGAAGTACTCAAAGCGGCCGATCATGGTGGTCGTTCCTGGCATTTGGGGACCTGGTGGAGGAGTCGAGGCAGCTGATCGCCAGATGCAACAGTGCCGCCTCCAGCGGGCGCCTCAACAGGTCACATGGAGCAGGCCGACCACGGCGCCCTCGGCCTGGTTCCAGACCGGGATCACCGCAGGCGTCGGCAGCAGCTCCACCTGGCAGTGGTTGCGCTCAAAGTAGGCGGCCGCCTGCTCCGACAGCGCGACCGTGCCGTACTGCCCCGCGCCGATGAGCAGCCGCGCCACCCCCTTCTGGTAGACGTGCTTGGCCTCGGCCAGCGAGATGGTGTGCGAGGTGCCGTAGACGGCCTTGGACAGCCGCTTCTTGCGCTTCTCCACCTTGCCGCCGAGCCGGATGAGCACGTCATGGGTGAAGACCTCTCCGGCGATGGTGACCGAGCCGAACTGTGTCTGGTCGATCCTGGGCTCCATGGTCCCTCACCGCCCCTCGCCACCCTCGCCGAGCCAGCACCGCTGTCGGCGTACGGGCCCCAGGAGCCGGCCCCTGCGTCAGGGTGACAAGGAGCCCGAACGGCCGAACTCCGCACATGGTCATCCCGACAGCGGTCCGTCCTGGTTGACTCCGACCCAGCCGAGCCAACCTACACCTCGAGAGTGGGCGGTGGCAGAATCGAGATCGATTCTGCCCTCAGGGTACCGAGCTGCGGTCCGGCGCGAACCACCAGGTCACAGGGCCACACCCGAGTTTACGCACCCTACAGCCGAGCTGACCTCGTAAGGCCTCAGCGTACCGAGCTGCCGTCCGACACGAACCAGCAGGTCACAGATCACGTCCGAGTTTGCGCACCCCTTCAGGCCCGCCGGTTCTTCGAGCGGGCGATCGGTACGACGAAAGTGACACCGTGCGAGGTTGTGACCGACCATGCGCCGACGTACCGCGTGGTCCTGGAGGAGCTGCTGCCAGCAGCGTGGGAGCGGCGCTCAGGGTCGAGAGCGCGCGAGTGGGTTGCTCCAGCGGATCTCGCGGAAGCGGGCGAAGTCGGTGTCGGCTGAGCACACCTCAAGGCCGTGCTCCACGGCCAGTGCGGCCAGGTGCGCGTCGCTGACCAGGTTGCCGCGCAGCTGGTAGGCGACGATCAGGCCGCCGAGGATCTCGGCGTGCCGCTGGGTGGGGTTGGGGATCCACACCGGGTCGCACGCAAGCCAGCCCTCGATGTGACGCCAGGCGGCCTGCGGAGACAGGGGATGCTCGGCGGCGCGGGGATGGGTGCCGATCCGAACGAACGCGCCCAGCACCGGCCAGGGCAGCGCGACCCGGCGGGGGCCGTTGAGCACCTCAGTCAGCCACGCGGCGGCAGCTTCGTGGAAGGGGCTGGCCTGGTCGGCGGCGAACAGCAGCAGGTTGGCGTCGACCAGCATCAGCGCGCCGAAGGCCCCTCGAGCAGCTCCAGCGCCTCGGCGACGTTGGCGACGTCGATGCGCAGGCCGATGGGCTGGGAGGACTGCTGGAACGGCGCGTGGGGCCGCTTGGCGGTCAGGCCGGCCCGGATGAGTTCGTTGATGGCCTGGCTCAGGCCGATGGAGCGGTCCCGGCGGAGCTGCTCAAGGGCCGCGGCAACGTCGTCTTCCAAGGTGATTGTCGTTCGCATGCGCCTAATGATACATCATGATGATCAAGACCCTGTCATGCCGATCCTCTCGCACGCACTTGGGGCGGCACTGTTGCATCTAGGGCGGAGCGCGTCGCCGGCCTCCACCGGAGCCCTGAACGCTGCCTTCGACACTCGGGATTGATCGCTTTGAGCACTTCTTGCAGCCCTCTGGGCGGGAGGTGCCTCCATTTTGTTGCCTGCCGGCGACGCGCCCCGCTCAGATGCAACAGTGCTGTCGCCGGTGCCATCCTGGGTGGGGTTGGAGATGGTGTGGTTGTGTTCCGGCGATCGGTGTCAGGCCCCGGTCCT
This sequence is a window from Actinomycetes bacterium. Protein-coding genes within it:
- a CDS encoding ISAzo13 family transposase yields the protein VVDLIGATTTRTGLKVRAELDRGSYPTGVKVTDAELGAVPLTRHGWHGEWNYTIAGVTTCTTAA
- a CDS encoding thiamine pyrophosphate-dependent enzyme, coding for MLESIDAHFIEAVSAFAPGPARDPRLPVREGSSLTGERCLELFEAQLASRHLDVAARWLRGQGTGFYTIASAGHEGNAAVAAALRPTDPALLHYRSGAFYVVRGRQVPGQKPLRDVLLGVVAAAEEPIAGGRHKVFGHPALAVIPQTSTIASHLPRAVGTAFAIERAKRIGVSCAWPADAVVVCSFGDASVNHSTAAGAINAACHCAYQRLPLPLLFVCEDNGLGISVRTPEGWVRSAYGNRPGLRYLAADGCGLADAYDAAVQAVAWVRERRAPAFLHLRMVRFLGHAGSDAEVAYRTPAEIAADRDRDPLVGTARLLVQGGVATPRLVVERYKTTRSEVLAIAEDVAGAPQLPTAEAVIAPLALRHPDRVATVAARSADPAMRARVFDGRLPEREGPLTLALAIDLTLVDLLAVHPELLVFGEDVGRKGGVYGVTRGLQRRFGAARVFDTLLDEQSILGLALGAGLSGLLPIAEIQYLAYLHNAEDQVRGEAATLQFFSQGAYRNPMVVRVPAFGYQKGFGGHFHNDNAIGVLRDVPGLVIASPARPDDAAAMLRTCVAAAKVDGAVCLFLEPIALYHTRDLHAEGDGGWLAPYPEPSGWSATHAPLGRGRTHGDGHDLTLVTFGNGLYMSLRVARRLSGLGIGCRVLDLRWIAPLPIDDLLREAEATGRVLVVDETRRTGGVAEGVLAALVDAGFRGAMARITSEDSFIPLGDAARQVLLSEATIEKAATELARRADGAERS
- a CDS encoding TA system VapC family ribonuclease toxin, which produces MLVDANLLLFAADQASPFHEAAAAWLTEVLNGPRRVALPWPVLGAFVRIGTHPRAAEHPLSPQAAWRHIEGWLACDPVWIPNPTQRHAEILGGLIVAYQLRGNLVSDAHLAALAVEHGLEVCSADTDFARFREIRWSNPLARSRP
- a CDS encoding DDE-type integrase/transposase/recombinase; this translates as MAGERRDGCSRRIVGWKASDRADTDLVGGALEDAVWGRGLDGAQPRLLHHSDRGAQDTAIRFTQRLADAGIGPSMGSVGDAFDHALAEHCFSVLKLALVDRTSFRTREEAELELFRSIDGW
- a CDS encoding ribbon-helix-helix protein, CopG family, with protein sequence MRTTITLEDDVAAALEQLRRDRSIGLSQAINELIRAGLTAKRPHAPFQQSSQPIGLRIDVANVAEALELLEGPSAR
- a CDS encoding type II toxin-antitoxin system HicA family toxin, whose translation is MPNPFPSLKARAMLRLLQGELGYEVARQHGSHHRLVAAGRPELTFAFHDKRSLTPVEVRDILVKQVGLSSDEALRVVRGGR
- a CDS encoding transposase, translated to MAAPRKYPPELKERALRRWRSSTPRRPIAHVARELGVNPETLRTWIRQAQADRGERGDQPTTAEVQELRRENLELRRTGEILKAASAWFAQEPGPTRRRS
- a CDS encoding helix-turn-helix domain-containing protein, which gives rise to MLFILWLVVRLLTRVLVLPGADEATKDLEILVLQQQLRVLPRTAGRPKFTPLDRVLLAAASRTLPRQRWTSLFLVTPQTLLRWHRELVRHKWTYPNTRKPGRPPLDPEVVTLVLRMARENPRWGCVRISGELRKLGIRVSATTIRSLLRRGGLGPGTAARRADLDAVPQSPGRGDRGLRLLHSGDDLAQDALRLVFHPAQHQAGYGRRRHRPA
- a CDS encoding MTH938/NDUFAF3 family protein, with translation MEPRIDQTQFGSVTIAGEVFTHDVLIRLGGKVEKRKKRLSKAVYGTSHTISLAEAKHVYQKGVARLLIGAGQYGTVALSEQAAAYFERNHCQVELLPTPAVIPVWNQAEGAVVGLLHVTC
- a CDS encoding nitroreductase family deazaflavin-dependent oxidoreductase, with the translated sequence MPIPRTVGRWNKVGLNRVTKRIAPWTPGFGVVVHRGRRSGRLYRTPVNVFPTEDGYLFALTYGPDTDWVRNVVAAGGCELQTRGRVVHLVSPHLFHDERRRGIRPVERQILRLLGVADFLSLKTAPAASATPEQI
- a CDS encoding transposase, producing MPASSPPSSSRCWWAGWAGSPQVPLVVGDGGYDPIALTRDLAGVRAQLLVRIRCDRVFYRDPPPRTPDTTGRPRRHGDRFALSEPTTWGDPDEQLTVQDDQYGTVTVKAWKQLHPKLERRGRWADHDGPLPTVVGTVIRVQVEHLPKQDTRAVKTLWLWHAGAADADLDGCWRAYIRRFDIEHTLRFGKHTLGWTTPAIRTPQQADRWTWTILAALTQLRLARPLAADCRLPWERPRDPGRLTPARVRRDFRRIRHDLGTPASPAKPSRAGPGRPKGSCSGRRTRYPAVKKTT